In the Malassezia vespertilionis chromosome 1, complete sequence genome, one interval contains:
- a CDS encoding uncharacterized protein (SECRETED:SignalP(1-18); TransMembrane:1 (n3-13c31/32o228-252i); EggNog:ENOG503P7HT): MRISLVCIAVLGVAVCAAHYAPPTAPTPAHAHHMKRVARHPILHRRENLLQDGADFLSSLVGGEFTSLPINRPAPERSNAGVGGEFTSMRDTQPGDSGHSTRTHSAHTSEMEGGANSRRSTSFDTESTQTRTGDSASSTQRSTSQQTSSTEETRSSSTRSSTSSTRQGASSSRATPTSEPSSTGAVATVTRSDSPISVVESSVTESPPTNPQEANADKQDNGTDHTGLIVGVCVGGGVVLLALILFILFKVFGWDIKRMFHKNDEIRWPEIQQESTAPAIAPLPARRTGGAGFEMGRDSDEDDAMSPFHDQHVPMPDPSIKAASSFNNGSMYNVPATAMALQPVSYLAPSEYVHNVAPVAPMAHNEGEYNVAGMGSGTGVFSAHHEPSRQQPTSALVPAPVSLGAPHTLTDDAEYGQYHIPAPDAEPRDLYSGMSPYDADAYHYGP; the protein is encoded by the coding sequence ATGAGAATCTCCCTTGTATGTATTGCAGTGCTGGGCGTGGCCgtctgtgcggcgcactacgcgccgccgactGCACCCACGCCTGCACATGCACACCACATGAAACGCGTTGCACGGCACCCCATACTGCACCGACGCGAAAACCTGCTTCAGGACGGGGCCGATTTTCTGTCTTCTCTTGTTGGCGGCGAGTTCACGTCGCTGCCGATCAACAGGCCCGCGCCTGAGCGCAGCAACGCTGGCGTGGGCGGTGAGTTTACGTCCATGCGCGATACCCAGCCCGGTGATAGTGGCCATTCCACGCGCACACACTCCGCGCACACCTCGGAGATGGAAGGCGGTGCGAATAGCCGGCGCTCAACGAGCTTTGACACCGAGTCGACACAGACGCGCACAGGCGACAGTGCTTCGAGCACGCAACGCTCCACTTCGCAACAGACGAGCAGTACAGAAGAGACGAGGAGCTCCAGTACTCGGAGCTCCACAAGCTCGACACGCCAAGGTGCGAGCTCATCGCGTGCAACGCCGACTTCGGAGCCCTCTTCCACGGGCGCCGTAGCAACCGTGACACGTTCGGACTCTCCAATCTCTGTAGTCGAGTCGAGTGTCACAGAGTCGCCGCCTACCAATCCCCAAGAAGCGAATGCGGATAAGCAAGATAACGGCACCGACCACACGGGTCTGATTGTCGGTGTGTGTGTTGGCGGTGGTGTCGTGCTCCTTGCGCTTATCCTCTTTATCCTCTTCAAAGTGTTTGGTTGGGATATCAAGCGCATGTTCCACAAAAACGACGAGATTCGGTGGCCCGAAATCCAGCAGGAATCGACTGCACCTgccattgcgccgctgcctgCGCGTCGCACCGGCGGTGCAGGCTTTGAGATGGGCCGCGATTCggacgaggacgatgcCATGTCGCCATTCCACGACCAGCATGTCCCGATGCCAGACCCCTCGATCAAGGCCGCGAGCTCGTTCAACAATGGGTCCATGTACAATGTGCCTGCGACTGCCATGGCGCTCCAGCCAGTGAGCTATCTAGCGCCGAGCGAGTATGTGCACAATGTGGCCCCTGTGGCGCCTATGGCGCACAATGAAGGAGAATACAACGTTGCTGGGATGGGCTCGGGTACGGGCGTCTTTTCAGCGCATCATGAGCCGTCGAGGCAGCAACCAACCAGTGCGCTGGTGCCTGCGCCCGTCTCGCTTGGTGCGCCACACACGCTCACCGATGATGCGGAGTATGGTCAATACCATATTCCTGCACCTGATGCAGAACCACGCGATCTGTACAGCGGCATGTCTCCGTACGATGCGGACGCGTACCACTACGGTCCCTAG
- the mtg1 gene encoding Mitochondrial GTPase 1 (COG:S; BUSCO:EOG09262WHU; EggNog:ENOG503NXC2), with translation MPRIAPGARVAAKAAEQALAPSPATAFSPRTSFAYPATVPSWYIGHMHRAMRSIPSLLARTPPPLVVEVRDARLPLTSINPVFESLLQSAPSAQERVRISPGKRVPGWAARRLVVYAKRDLIDPHIAKPFCDALETYGHGQHAMFVDTRMKKDVERVYKWVCERAALLGHAAARAASRVGQLYRRSRLSGAARYTPTPETGVRLLVVGMPNVGKSSLLNALRHVGTGKGSAASTHPHPGHTRKVTGTVRITPAPPSLSEYERSGAPVDMKALVEQQAKQAPAVYVYDTPGIMVPHLGNSEDGGPERALKLAIAGCMKQSLFDPQTLADYLLFRMNQRYMYAAREHATRQWPPYAALLRPPYLTDTLNDFLSSVAERAPGARQKGGDVNLRLAAEYVIEQFRRGQLGDRELDLELDEGDLRVPRTEKVHARVRTFMEQQESMTEKCGA, from the coding sequence ATGCCGCGAATTGCGCCGGGTGCGCGTGTGGCCGCGAAGGCAGCGGAGCAGGCACTGGCTCCTTCTCCTGCCACTGCATTCTCTCCGCGTACGTCGTTTGCATACCCTGCTACGGTGCCGTCATGGTACATTGGACACATGCAccgtgcgatgcgctcgatcCCCTCGttgcttgcacgcacaccgccgccgctggtgGTCGaagtgcgcgacgcgcgactTCCACTCACGAGCATCAATCCCGTATTTGAGTCGCTGCTGCAATCTGCGCCGTCTGCGCAGGAGCGTGTGCGTATCAGCCCTGGAAAACGTGTACCAggctgggcggcgcgccggcttGTCGTGtatgcaaagcgcgaccTGATCGATCCGCACATTGCAAAGCCATTTTGTGATGCACTGGAAACGTACGGGCACGGCCAGCACGCCATGTTTGTGGATACAAGGATGAAGAAAGATGTAGAGCGTGTGTACAAGTGGGTAtgcgagcgtgccgcgctgctcggccacgccgcggcacgcgcggcgagtcGTGTGGGCCAGCTTTACCGCCGCTCGCGGCTcagcggtgctgcgcggtACACGCCCACCCCCGAAACTGGCGTGCGGCTGCTCGTGGTGGGAATGCCAAATGTTGGAAAGAGCTCCCTCCTCAACGCCCTGCGGCACGTCGGCACGGGCAAgggcagcgctgcatcgacgcATCCACACCCTGGACACACACGCAAAGTCACGGGCACAGTACGCATCACGCCAGCACCGCCGTCGCTGTCCGAGtacgagcgcagcggcgcgcccgtTGACATGAAGGCTTtggtcgagcagcaggCAAAGCAGGCACCCGCCGTATACGTCTATGATACGCCAGGAATCATGGTCCCCCATCTCGGCAACTCCGAGGACGGCGGCCCTGAACGCGCATTGAAATTGGCGATTGCGGGGTGCATGAAACAGAGCTTGTTCGACCCCCAAACCCTTGCAGACTACCTCTTATTTCGTATGAATCAGCGGTACAtgtacgctgcgcgcgaacATGCGACAAGACAGTGGCCGCCGTATGCtgcactgctgcgcccGCCGTACTTGACCGACACGCTCAACGATTTTCTCTCGAGTGTTGCGGAGCGTGCGCCCGGCGCACGACAGAAAGGCGGCGATGTGAATTTGCGTCTCGCAGCCGAGTATGTCATTGAGCAGTTCCGCCGGGGGCAGCTCGGCGATCGCGAGCTGGAtctcgagctggacgaaGGGGATCTCCGTGTACCGCGGACGGAAAAGGTGCACGCACGTGTGCGCACATTTATGGAGCAGCAAGAGAGCATGACAGAGAAATGCGGTGCATAG
- a CDS encoding uncharacterized protein (COG:J; EggNog:ENOG503NY2A), which produces MSASEKRSSTPGHGAPQRGAPKSKGARNANADGEDGTPQPVSMPKQGARSAAATHRINFGTVDDQSAAMSSSPVAQPTAGKHLQDGNPTVFGTVAADPAAAVKKGPKKHLDFQKLFQGHGGSSVKAPVDPAVASTQSPVQGMNAGKLQTQRGPAQSAVPGQPMLRPDGQGMPPGVPFGVPPAGPYPMYPHVGYPVSPGAFPYMARPQQSWSPVQGNSPHLPHMGPPKDGMSPHSSMVPPPGAGGAAALYPGAPASNFTMNAGARMFEPQKSRALRIVNPETQAEVNLDQVRQQAQGASQPGTNTNSTTPSLAPTTTSSQPGTPKSTHSVASSTSSIVENRVKTQTDFQQKVLRLKAEREKTEIEKSEKEQAEKEKEKEAEKAATEKAAAEKAAAEKAAADKAAAEKAAAEKAAADKAAAEKAAAEKAAADKAAEKAAAEKAAADKAAEKAAAEKAAADKAAEKAAADKAAEKATAEQAAADKAAEKATAEKAAADKAAEKAAAEKAAEKATENTAAENTAAENTTAGHTATENAAAEKAATSQAAQATEATELAESTDFSPALDATSDTEPSGSAQALQAAKPIDNLESVTYPPAVQAPQADLNKNAPPGKYRYDRDFLLQFMSVYTEKPTELPLLATIGMESVSGRGGRRTGPSRGGTGGRGGGRTSEERFAASGRGAYGSGPMGAFGSGSRGQSLSRGGSSGTLPSRETMGTGVPMGGRTKSNRGRQRGPHVNPPEKGGPTIPLDQVTPLAYSENRWRTKGAEEKGGDPMEVVQRKVKSLLNKLTIEKFDSISSQIVDFANRSIDEHDGKTLRQVIALVFEKAIDESAWSEMYAQLCAKIQVNLDPEIKDEILDEKEQKEYRGGFLFRKYLLTWCQGDFEKGWGAAKDKPTKEVELLSDEYYEEQKAKRHALGLVQFVGELFKLQMLQPRIMHTCIVRLLRTTTEPEEDEIESVCRLLATVGYLLDSTSGNHKSRMDVYFKRIDDILASPTISSRMRFMLLDVIDLRSNNWVPRHDTTAPKTIAEIHADAAKQQQRKETEKFSRHDNPISRGGSRRGQQREREPTGSDGWSTVGGQAQPARSSRAGDLSEFGKGIDRSSGKLGSGPQSIFSRKSQGKGSDSGTESPTQSKTNMFDLLNSGEADAPQRKPLQLQPRTKPAEDAGLSEEDAKRKIGNDVKEYLAIRDVGEGVQSIESLPSEHRAAFVDALVSAVLDKKEEHVTDAGRLLAALSERQIISEAALVEGFKPQLVYLDDTSMDAPSAYSFMAHLLVDAGIPRAQIEKLGESMEGEGITLPKDRLLAMVDKLGDS; this is translated from the coding sequence ATGAGTGCATCTGAGAAGCGCTCGTCCACGCCgggccatggcgcgccgcaacgtggcgcgccgaaaagCAAAGGCGCGAGGAACGCCAATGCCGATGGCGAAGacggcacgccgcagcCCGTGAGCATGCCGAAGCAGGGCGCcagaagcgctgctgctaCACACAGGATCAATTTTGGGACAGTTGATGACcagagcgcggcaatgtCCTCTTCGCCGGTCGCGCAGCCCACCGCAGGCAAGCATCTCCAGGACGGGAATCCGACCGTGTTTGGCACTGTTGCCGCGGATCCCGCAGCGGCGGTAAAGAAAGGACCGAAAAAGCACCTCGATTTCCAGAAACTGTTTCAGGGCCACGGCGGCTCGTCGGTCAAGGCGCCGGTCGATCCCGCCGTCGCGTCCACGCAGTCGCCCGTGCAAGGCATGAATGCTGGAAAGCTGCAGACGCAACGCGGGCCTGCTCAAAGTGCAGTGCCGGGGCAGCCGATGCTGAGACCTGACGGTCAAGGCATGCCGCCGGGCGTGCCATTTGGCGTGCCGCCTGCCGGTCCGTACCCCATGTATCCCCATGTTGGGTACCCTGTCTCTCCCGGCGCATTTCCCTACATGGCACGTCCGCAGCAGTCCTGGTCGCCTGTCCAAGGCAACTCGCCGCACTTGCCGCACATGGGCCCGCCGAAAGACGGCATGTCGCCGCACTCATCGATGGTCCCGCCGCCGGGCGCTggtggcgccgccgctttgtatcctggcgcgccggcgtcCAACTTTACCATGAACGCGGGCGCACGCATGTTTGAGCCACAAAAgagccgtgcgctgcgcattgtcAACCCTGAGACGCAGGCGGAGGTGAATTTGGACCAGGTGCggcagcaggcgcagggTGCTTCGCAACCGGGCACAAATACAAACTCAACGACGCCGTCACTTGCGCCGACCACAACATCCTCTCAGCCTGGAACGCCGAAATCTACGCATTCCGTCGCGTCGTCCACGTCGAGTATTGTGGAGAACCGTGTGAAGACGCAGACTGATTTCCAGCAAAAGGTTCTCCGCCTCAAggcggagcgcgagaagACAGAAATAGAGAAGAGTGAGAAGGAGCAAGCGGAGAAAGAGAAGGAGAAGGAGGCAGAGAAGGCAGCCACCGAAAAGGCAGCAGCTGAAAAAGCCGCCGCGGAAAAGGCAGCAGCAGACAAGGCAGCAGCTGAAAAAGCCGCCGCGGAAAAGGCAGCAGCGGACAAGGCAGCAGCTGAAAAAGCTGCCGCAGAAAAGGCAGCAGCAGACAAGGCCGCGGAAAAAGCCGCCGCTGAAAAAGCCGCAGCCGACAAGGCCGCTGAAAAAGCTGCCGCTGAAAAAGCCGCAGCCGACAAGGCCGCTGAAAAAGCCGCAGCCGACAAGGCCGCGGAAAAAGCTACCGCtgagcaagctgcagcagaCAAGGCCGCGGAAAAAGCTACCGCCGAAAAAGCTGCAGCCGATAAGGCGGCTGAGAAAGCCGCAGCTGAGAAGGCCGCAGAAAAGGCAACGGAAAACACAGCCGCGGAAAACACAGCCGCGGAAAACACGACAGCCGGACACACAGCAACCGAAAACGCTGCTGCTGAAAAGGCCGCCACCTCCCAAGCCGCCCAAGCCACCGAAGCGACCGAGCTCGCAGAATCCACCGACTTCTCCCCTGCCCTGGATGCAACCTCCGATACCGAGCCATCCGGCTCGGCCCAAGCGCTCCAAGCCGCGAAACCCATCGACAACTTGGAAAGCGTCACGTACCCTCCCGCCGTCCAAGCCCCACAAGCCGACCTCAACAAAAACGCACCACCCGGCAAGTACCGCTACGACCGCGACTTTTTGCTCCAGTTCATGAGCGTATACACGGAAAAGCCCACCGAGCTTCCTCTGCTCGCGACGATCGGCATGGAAAGCGTCAGCGGCCGTGGCGGCCGTCGTACTGGCCCTAGCCGTGGCGGTACGGGTGGCCGTGGCGGCGGGCGCACCAGTGAAGAGCGTTTTGCTGCCAgtggccgcggcgcatatGGCTCCGGCCCCATGGGTGCCTTTGGCTCCGGATCCCGCGGCCAGAGCTTGTCGCGTGGGGGCAGTAGCGGCACGCTTCCTTCGCGTGAAACGATGGGCACAGGCGTTCCTATGGGCGGCCGCACAAAGAGCAACCGCGGCCGGCAGCGCGGTCCTCACGTAAACCCCCCTGAAAAAGGCGGCCCAACGATTCCCCTCGACCAAGTTACGCCCCTTGCCTACTCGGAGAACCGCTGGCGAACAAAAGGCGCGGAAGAGAAAGGGGGAGACCCGATGGAggttgtgcagcgcaaagtCAAGTCGCTGCTCAATAAACTGACAATTGAAAAGTTTGACTCCATTTCGAGCCAGATTGTCGACTTTGCGAACCGGTCTATCGACGAGCACGACGGCAAAACACTCCGCCAAGTCATTGCGCTCGTCTTTGAAAAAGCCATTGACGAGTCTGCATGGAGCGAGATGTATGCACAGCTCTGCGCCAAGATCCAAGTGAACCTGGACCCTGAGATCAAGGACGAAATCCTGGACGAAAAAGAGCAAAAAGAGTACCGCGGCGGCTTCCTTTTCCGCAAGTATCTTCTCACATGGTGCCAGGGCGACTTTGAGAAGGGGTGGGGTGCGGCGAAAGACAAGCCCACCAAAGAAGTGGAGCTGCTCTCTGACGAGTACTACGAGGAGCAGAAAGCCAAGCGCCATGCCCTCGGTCTTGTCCAGTTTGTCGGCGAGCTCTTCAAGCTGCAGATGCTCCAGCCGAGGATCATGCATACCTGTATCGTGCGTCTCTTGCGCACCACGACCGAGCCCGAAGAAGACGAGATCGAAAGCGTCTGTCGCTTGCTTGCTACTGTAGGCTACCTTCTCGACTCCACTTCAGGGAACCACAAGAGTCGCATGGACGTGTACTTTAAGCGCATTGATGATATCCTTGCCAGCCCAACAatctcgtcgcgcatgcgcttcaTGCTCCTCGACGTGATTGATTTGCGCTCGAACAACTGGGTCCCGCGTCACGATACTACCGCGCCCAAGACTATTGCCGAGATCCATGCGGACGCTGCGAaacagcagcagcgcaaagaaacGGAAAAGTTTTCGCGCCACGACAATCCCATCTCTCGCGGCGGTTCTCGACGtggccagcagcgcgaacGCGAGCCTACAGGCTCCGACGGATGGAGCACCGTGGGCGGTCAGGCGCAGCCTGCGCGCTCTTCGCGTGCCGGCGACTTGTCTGAGTTTGGCAAAGGCATTGACCGTTCGAGCGGCAAGCTTGGCAGCGGCCCCCAAAGCATTTTTTCGCGCAAGAGCCAGGGCAAAGGCAGCGATTCTGGCACAGAGTCGCCGACGCAAAGCAAGACCAACATGTTTGACTTGCTGAATTCGGGCGaggccgacgcgccgcagcgcaaacCGCTCCAGCTGCAGCCGCGGACCAAGCCAGCAGAGGATGCTGGTTTGAGCGAGGAggatgccaagcgcaagattgGCAACGATGTCAAAGAGTACCTTGCGATTCGCGACGTTGGCGAGGGCGTGCAGTCGATTGAGTCTCTGCCGagcgagcaccgcgcggcgtttgtCGATGCTTTGGTCAGCGCTGTACTGGACAAGAAAGAAGAGCATGTGACAGATGCAGGCAGACTCCTCGCTGCACTGTCCGAGCGCCAAATTATCTCGGAGGCGGCGCTGGTAGAGGGCTTCAAGCCGCAGCTCGTGTACCTCGACGATACAAGCATGGACGCACCTTCGGCGTATAGCTTTATGGCCCACTTGCTTGTCGATGCTGGCATTCCTCGTGCGCAGATCGAGAAGCTTGGCGAGAGCATGGAAGGCGAGGGCATTACGCTCCCCAAGGACCGCCTCTTGGCCATGGTCGACAAGCTTGGAGATAGTTAG
- a CDS encoding uncharacterized protein (EggNog:ENOG503PIDB) gives MQQEEHAAEQRPLSPLRSIKLSNLTRRLSTRPSRPSILAQDDADSFDSPRSTPSGMFSGMRRGSTPLAHAHAQSPRVDQEAVASPPLDLGALGVPRAPPVVPGPFLRRVSPSTSSLQRQKDAPAATPAVPSFFPGMLGDVVLSGHARPRSRAASSRLAIPGDLLAQTTLQLSPSTDCINMFGPLQVTSNYSLSGKVYVQVPCAAFDDHMELLSLRVCLCGYSMYVDSSSRYSAIRICNAEHAVVTRPVQLALTEQSVCYELGFDVFAPGWLPASFASRNASTFYSLEAVASLGKRARPASAASSDDHFVNAIETLDPSARENSVCVRSAPHLIRVQRSRELVPVPVALHAIFEGEEVQAETNPFLRARPSMNAFLSTNPFSSAAPSTSARAPEPPLKFKAQPRVPLRHYTHLPKVPLPVPVVIQGKVHDHLPLKITLSVPAHTNTYVLGGEEQPSLVFGLQVELHPLWEQTKMWSDMRLCELEAMCVQMEKYSTALSRSYCTAFALPSHEPPLDPDLIPEFDQEACANHPGYVTYHGMPQYPYNRTLLQTRHQLEQAGMAPVDKRNHADRFRSYTVGPLPQREHDAKGKKRSVSAPAVEPPAPAPASLKRGATQKRKKAYTNAFSRLSMLASAIRDAGEGSERNASSGSIPPQETQAAPGHENPKASYVFDGRDGFGMALGVKRTKLSFNLPLVPSAAKDAQGMGSPQLLPDYESPHVRIRHKLKVKLRFGYGSSQLSINAGTQSLVMCVPVRFSEAPAKEALAFSSPIVFPPSAHTCMPAEGAPSVPVPPLVTQATRPVHATNAQKSFLPAYVQLFRDDGSRLADETEVLPRYPERNGVPMPEAVAASDPFSLHLETVLRLAPDHVREAKTGAVMNMTEALNADDDLFDEAEPALHVDDDMLDTEIQQDALTSAPGMDYDIEVVDLGPT, from the coding sequence ATGCAGCAAGAAGAACACGCCGCAGAGCAGCGGCCCTTGTCTCCACTGCGCTCGATAAAGCTGTCGAACCTGACGCGCAGACTGAGCACACGACCAAGCCGGCCATCTATCCTTGCCCAGGACGATGCCGACTCGTTCgactcgccgcgctcgacgcccAGCGGCATGTTTTCaggcatgcgccgcggctcgaCGCCCTTGGCCCATGCTCATGCGCAGAGTCCCCGTGTAGACCAAGAGGCAGTCGCCTCTCCTCCCCTCGATCtgggcgcgctcggcgtgccgcgcgcacccCCGGTGGTCCCTGGCCcctttttgcgccgcgtctcgCCCAGTACATcgtcgctgcagcggcaaaaAGACGCGCCTGCAGCCACGCCAGCTGTCCCGTCCTTCTTCCCTGGCATGCTAGGTGATGTTGTGTTGTCTGGGCATGCGCGCCCTagatcgcgcgcagcatcgtcGCGTCTAGCCATTCCCGGCGATCTGCTAGCGCAGACCACGCTTCAATTAAGCCCGTCGACCGACTGTATCAACATGTTTGGCCCCTTGCAAGTTACGTCCAACTATTCTCTCTCCGGCAAGGTCTACGTGCAAGTcccttgcgcagcgtttgACGACCATATGGAGCTGCTGTCTTTGCGCGTGTGCCTGTGTGGGTACTCGATGTATGTCGATAGCTCCTCGCGCTACTCGGCGATTCGCATCTGcaatgccgagcatgcAGTGGTGACCCGGCCtgtacagctcgcgctcacGGAGCAGTCTGTGTGCTACGAGCTTGGATTCGACGTCTTTGCGCCCGGGTGGCTCCCTGCGTcgtttgcgtcgcgcaatgccAGCACATTTTATAGCCTGGAGGCCGTCGCCAGCCTCGGCAAAAGAGCACGGCCAGCCAGCGCGGCCTCGAGCGATGACCACTTTGTCAATGCCATCGAAACGCTCGATCCTTCTGCCCGGGAAAACAGCGTGTgtgtgcgcagtgcaccgCACCTGATccgcgtccagcgcagcagggAGCTGGTGCCCGTCCCGGTAGCCCTGCACGCCATATTTGAGGGCGAAGAGGTGCAAGCGGAAACGAATCCGtttttgcgtgcgcgcccGTCCATGAATGCGTTTCTGAGCACGAATCCATtttcgagcgcggcgcccagcacaagcgcgcgcgcgcccgaGCCCCCGCTAAAATTCAAGGCGCAGCCGCGTGTTCCTCTGCGGCACTACACGCACCTCCCAAAAGTGCCACTGCCGGTCCCCGTGGTGATTCAAGGCAAAGTGCACGACCACCTCCCCCTCAAAATCACGCTCTCCGTCCCCGCGCACACCAACACATACGTGTTGGgcggcgaggagcagcCGTCGCTCGTTTTTGGCCTCCAAGTAGAGCTCCATCCGCTGTGGGAGCAAACGAAAATGTGGAGCGATATGCGTTTGTGCGAGCTTGAAGCGatgtgcgtgcaaatgGAAAAATACAGCACGGCGTTATCGCGCAGCTACTGCACGGCGTTTGCGCTGCCTTCTCACGAGCCTCCGCTCGATCCCGACCTCATTCCCGAGTTTGACCAAGAGGCGTGTGCAAACCATCCGGGCTACGTGACGTACCACGGCATGCCGCAGTATCCATACAACCGTACGCTgctgcaaacgcgccaCCAACTCGAGCAGGCGGGCATGGCGCCTGTCGATAAGCGAAACCATGCCGACCGGTTCCGGTCCTATACAGTCGGCccgctgccgcagcgcgaaCACGATGCCAAAGggaaaaagcgcagcgtTTCAGCGCCCGCGGTCGagccgccagcgccagcgccagcatcTCTTAAGCGGGGCGCGACACAGAAGCGCAAAAAGGCGTATACCAATGCATTCTCGCGTCTGTCGATGCTTGCAAGTGCCATTCGCGACGCGGGCGAAGGCTCGGAGCGCAATGCGTCCAGCGGCTCGATTCCCCCGCAGGAAACGCAGGCAGCGCCCGGCCACGAAAACCCAAAAGCCTCGTATGTCTTTGATGGGCGCGATGGTTTTGGCATGGCGCTGGGTGTGAAGCGCACCAAACTCTCGTTTAATCTTCCCCTCGTGCCGTCCGCGGCCAAAGACGCGCAGGGCATGGGCTCGCCGCAGCTCTTGCCGGACTATGAGAGTCCGCATGTGCGCATCCGGCACAAGCTCAAGGTCAAGCTGCGGTTTGGCTATGGATCCAGCCAGCTCTCCATCAATGCGGGCACACAAAGTTTGGTCATGTGCGTTCCGGTGCGCTTCAGCGAGGCGCCggcaaaagaagcgcttgcgttttCCTCGCCCATCGTATTTCCTCCTTCGGCACACACCTGTATGCCTGCAGAAGGCGCACCGAGCGTTCctgtgccgccgctggTGACGCAAGCAACACGGCCTGTGCATGCCACCAACGCGCAGAAATCCTTTCTCCCCGCCTATGTCCAGCTTTTCCGCGACGATGGATCGCGGCTTGCGGACGAGACGGAAGTGCTGCCGCGCTATCCAGAACGGAATGGCGTGCCGATGCCCGAGGCCGTGGCGGCATCGGATCCTTTCTCACTGCACCTCGAGACGGTGCTTCGTCTTGCGCCGGAccatgtgcgcgaggcaaAGACGGGTGCAGTGATGAACATGACCGAGGCGCTGAATGCAGACGACGATTTGTTTGACGAGGCGGAGCCTGCTTTGCATGTGGACGATGATATGCTTGATACAGAGATCCAGCAGGATGCGCTTACGAGTGCACCCGGCATGGACTATGACATTGAAGTGGTAGATTTGGGACCGACCTAG